In Ruminococcaceae bacterium BL-6, a genomic segment contains:
- a CDS encoding Lactamase_B domain-containing protein, with amino-acid sequence MIGKEEMNMIDIAERFQKTAVNPGEFSLIWLGQAGFMIKNSAGKTAAVDPYLSDAVERICGLKRLMMPVMEPEELNPDVILITHHDEDHLDMDILPGILARNPKTKLLAPERAYSMCRKAGIPEKQLVHFDQGEKVSLDGFDAEAVFADHGDHAPDAVGILLTTEGRTVYFSGDTSFQCDRMKYAASKNIDVLILPINGQYGNMNSFEAADLAKMVGAKLTIPSHFWTFIRHGGDPYAFDLQMRAEAPELPYYFMCQGEIITWNGEWGAARSEQADFT; translated from the coding sequence TTGATTGGAAAAGAGGAAATGAATATGATTGACATCGCGGAACGGTTTCAGAAGACTGCCGTCAATCCGGGCGAATTCTCTTTGATATGGCTGGGCCAGGCAGGTTTCATGATCAAAAACAGCGCGGGGAAAACCGCTGCCGTGGATCCTTACCTTTCCGACGCGGTCGAGCGCATCTGCGGATTAAAGCGGCTGATGATGCCTGTCATGGAACCGGAAGAGCTCAACCCGGATGTGATCCTCATCACGCATCATGACGAGGACCATCTGGACATGGACATCCTTCCGGGCATTCTCGCGCGGAACCCGAAAACGAAGCTGCTTGCTCCGGAGAGGGCGTACAGCATGTGCCGGAAGGCCGGAATTCCGGAAAAGCAGCTTGTCCATTTCGATCAGGGAGAAAAAGTATCGCTGGACGGCTTTGACGCGGAGGCTGTTTTCGCGGACCATGGCGACCACGCGCCGGATGCGGTCGGGATTCTGCTCACGACGGAGGGCCGCACCGTTTATTTCAGCGGGGATACTTCGTTTCAGTGCGACCGGATGAAATATGCCGCATCAAAGAATATCGACGTTCTCATACTCCCGATCAACGGTCAATACGGGAATATGAATTCCTTTGAAGCGGCAGACCTTGCGAAAATGGTGGGAGCGAAGCTGACGATCCCGAGCCATTTCTGGACTTTTATCCGGCACGGCGGCGATCCGTATGCCTTTGACCTGCAAATGCGTGCCGAGGCGCCGGAACTGCCGTATTACTTTATGTGTCAGGGAGAAATCATCACCTGGAACGGGGAATGGGGCGCGGCGCGCTCGGAACAGGCTGATTTTACATGA
- a CDS encoding protein of unknown function (Evidence 5 : Unknown function) translates to MAGHVGKDHIHLLVSVPPHLSASKLVQYLKGNTSRKLQMEYKELNKEYWGRHLWARGYFVASSGNVTDEIIAQYIQNQDLEENMKSDNFEIGNL, encoded by the coding sequence TTGGCAGGGCATGTAGGGAAAGATCATATCCATCTTCTTGTATCAGTCCCCCCACATCTTTCTGCGAGTAAATTGGTTCAATATCTAAAAGGGAATACCTCGCGAAAGTTGCAGATGGAGTATAAAGAATTGAACAAAGAATATTGGGGGCGGCACCTTTGGGCAAGAGGATATTTCGTAGCAAGCAGTGGAAATGTGACAGATGAAATAATTGCACAGTACATTCAGAATCAAGATTTGGAAGAGAATATGAAAAGCGATAATTTCGAGATCGGCAATCTTTAG
- a CDS encoding Iron-sulfur cluster binding protein, with protein sequence MRERQFVADMVKDTFIPKMFRVKQSFPRNRIDPKEIPDLIFSLLSEPKFAFRVKPGMRIAITAGSRGIANNALTTKCIADFCRSRGARPFIVPAMGSHGGSTAEGQRAILEGYGITEEYCGCPILSSMEVKKIGVNDAGGDVYIDKNAAESDGVILGCRIKPHTAFRGPYESGIMKMMAIGLGKQYGAQVCHAAGFKNMAQNVPLFGRAIIKNAPILFGVPTIENAYDETCRIAAVAAEDIEKEEPSLLKEAFGYMPRILVDSCDVLVVDQIGKNFSGDGMDPNITGTFCTPYATGGIEAQRVAVLNLSPETHGNGIGLGYSSATTERVYRQLDFKSMYPNAITCTVLGGVRVPIVMESDRECIQVCLKSCVEINKKNPRVVRIPNSLHLEYVQLSEAYAEEVKKIGRLEVLSEPEELPFDRDGNLPMENGSLKF encoded by the coding sequence ATGAGAGAGCGTCAGTTTGTAGCGGATATGGTAAAAGATACGTTTATACCAAAAATGTTTCGGGTCAAGCAGTCCTTTCCCCGCAACAGGATCGACCCGAAAGAAATTCCGGATTTGATCTTCAGCCTGCTGAGCGAACCGAAATTCGCGTTCCGCGTAAAGCCGGGAATGCGGATCGCAATCACCGCGGGCTCCAGGGGAATCGCCAACAACGCGCTTACGACCAAATGCATCGCCGATTTCTGCAGGTCACGCGGGGCGCGGCCGTTCATCGTCCCGGCCATGGGCAGCCACGGAGGGTCCACGGCGGAAGGGCAGAGGGCCATTCTGGAAGGGTACGGCATCACGGAGGAATACTGCGGATGTCCGATTCTTTCCTCTATGGAAGTGAAGAAAATCGGCGTCAACGACGCGGGCGGCGACGTGTATATCGACAAAAACGCCGCAGAGTCCGACGGGGTCATCCTGGGATGCCGCATCAAGCCGCATACCGCGTTCCGGGGGCCCTATGAGAGCGGCATCATGAAGATGATGGCCATCGGTCTCGGAAAACAGTACGGGGCACAGGTATGCCACGCGGCCGGGTTCAAGAATATGGCCCAAAACGTGCCGCTGTTCGGCAGGGCGATTATCAAAAACGCGCCCATCCTGTTCGGCGTCCCCACGATTGAAAACGCCTACGATGAAACCTGCAGGATTGCGGCGGTCGCGGCGGAGGACATCGAAAAAGAGGAGCCGTCGCTTCTGAAAGAAGCGTTCGGGTACATGCCCCGGATCTTGGTGGACAGCTGCGACGTGCTGGTCGTGGATCAGATCGGCAAAAACTTCAGCGGAGACGGCATGGACCCGAACATCACCGGCACGTTCTGTACCCCGTATGCCACGGGGGGAATCGAGGCCCAGCGCGTCGCGGTGCTCAACCTGAGCCCGGAGACGCATGGAAACGGGATCGGCCTCGGCTATTCCAGCGCGACGACGGAGCGGGTTTACAGGCAGTTGGATTTCAAGTCGATGTACCCGAACGCGATCACCTGTACGGTCCTCGGCGGGGTCCGGGTCCCGATCGTGATGGAAAGCGACAGGGAATGCATCCAGGTCTGTCTCAAGTCCTGCGTTGAGATCAATAAAAAGAATCCCCGCGTCGTGCGGATCCCGAACAGCCTGCATCTGGAATATGTTCAGCTTTCCGAGGCGTATGCGGAGGAAGTCAAAAAAATCGGACGGCTTGAAGTTTTATCGGAGCCGGAGGAGCTGCCGTTCGACCGTGACGGGAATCTGCCGATGGAGAACGGAAGCTTGAAATTTTAA
- a CDS encoding Amidohydrolase, translating into MKRIDCHVHIFEVLKGFNGKGEMRPIGGGLARWADGEVVRMLPPELGDKSFAVDTCYQLLKRNGVEKAVLLQGSFYGFHNEYVAEAVKKYPDMFIGAGTFDPFGKYADRIYDRLTNELGMKAMKFETSTGCGFMSYHRDFDIAEVFGKVAKKAAENGQTLVLDVGSPGMSSFQPEAIRKLAQENPELRIVVCHLLAPTLRDEEALKKSLEMLRFDNVYFDISAVPFNVQPETYPYPTGIRYIREACGIVGYDKLLWGTDIPSVLCYDSYQHLADYFTGEFTEEELQAIFYGNARKAYSF; encoded by the coding sequence ATGAAACGAATTGATTGCCATGTCCATATTTTTGAAGTTCTGAAGGGCTTTAACGGGAAGGGCGAAATGCGCCCCATCGGGGGCGGATTGGCAAGATGGGCGGATGGCGAGGTCGTCAGAATGCTTCCGCCGGAACTTGGCGATAAGTCTTTTGCCGTGGATACCTGCTATCAGCTGCTGAAGCGGAACGGCGTGGAAAAGGCTGTCCTGCTTCAAGGCAGTTTTTACGGCTTCCATAACGAATACGTTGCGGAGGCGGTAAAAAAATACCCGGATATGTTCATCGGCGCGGGAACCTTCGACCCGTTTGGCAAATACGCCGACCGGATTTACGACCGCCTGACGAATGAGCTGGGCATGAAAGCCATGAAGTTTGAAACCAGCACAGGCTGCGGCTTCATGAGCTATCACAGGGACTTTGACATCGCGGAGGTTTTCGGGAAAGTCGCGAAAAAAGCCGCGGAAAACGGCCAGACGCTGGTGCTGGATGTCGGGAGCCCCGGCATGTCCAGCTTTCAGCCGGAAGCGATACGGAAGCTTGCGCAGGAAAACCCGGAGCTGCGGATCGTTGTCTGTCATCTGCTGGCGCCGACGCTCAGGGATGAGGAAGCGCTGAAGAAATCGCTGGAGATGCTGCGGTTCGACAATGTTTATTTCGATATTTCCGCCGTGCCGTTCAACGTACAGCCCGAGACCTATCCGTATCCGACCGGGATCAGATATATCAGGGAAGCGTGCGGCATTGTGGGGTACGATAAGCTGCTGTGGGGCACGGACATTCCTTCCGTGCTGTGCTACGATTCATACCAGCATCTGGCCGATTATTTCACCGGTGAATTCACTGAAGAGGAGCTTCAGGCCATTTTTTACGGCAACGCAAGGAAAGCCTATTCGTTTTGA
- the uxaB gene encoding tagaturonate reductase (altronate oxidoreductase) (Evidence 2a : Function from experimental evidences in other organisms; PubMedId : 9579062, 9882655; Product type e : enzyme), whose product MIASTDLSFPRRKRGRNRNKFGILSWNCQGKGRITMETLAYDVLKKSGYQGYFLEEAPEKVLQFGEGNFLRAFVDYWFDMSNEKAGWNGKCVLVQPIPNGLAKQINEQQGLYTLYLRGRRNGEKVNRKRVISSVSRCLNPYEKADYDAMMEVAASDSLEYIVSNTTEAGIVYDPACEPDDCPPSSFPAKLTQVLHTRYKAGKKGLVILSCELIDNNGKELLKCVNQYIDQWKLEDAFKDWVNGECLFCSTLVDRIVPGRIRDEREFAEREKENGYHDVLIDVGEVFGVWNIEAPAWLEEKLPFKTAGLNCPVVPDVTPYKKRKVRILNGAHTGFVLGAYLAGYDIVRDCMNDGIVSGFMNKMLQDEIIPTLPLDKKDLEDFASAVQDRFNNPFINHELMSISLNSTSKWKARNMPSLLEYVKIRGGLPRCLTTSFAAYVAFYSSDIQALTDKGLVCKRPKGNEYTVSDDRWVLEFYYAHRDDSAAALVHAVMTSEKMWGQDLTLIAGFEQTAVQTLELIREKGAAAAFQACL is encoded by the coding sequence ATGATTGCGAGCACGGATCTGTCCTTTCCCCGCCGGAAGCGGGGAAGAAACAGAAACAAATTCGGCATTTTAAGCTGGAACTGCCAAGGGAAAGGTAGAATTACAATGGAAACGCTTGCTTATGACGTCTTGAAGAAATCCGGGTATCAGGGATATTTCCTGGAGGAAGCGCCGGAAAAGGTGCTTCAGTTCGGAGAGGGGAATTTCCTACGCGCATTCGTGGATTACTGGTTCGACATGTCGAATGAAAAAGCGGGCTGGAACGGCAAATGCGTTCTGGTGCAGCCGATCCCGAACGGCCTTGCAAAGCAGATCAACGAACAGCAGGGCCTTTACACCCTGTACCTGAGGGGCCGCCGAAACGGCGAAAAAGTGAACCGCAAACGCGTGATCTCCTCGGTGTCGCGCTGCCTGAATCCGTATGAAAAAGCGGACTACGACGCGATGATGGAAGTCGCCGCTTCGGATTCCCTGGAATACATCGTTTCAAACACGACGGAAGCGGGCATCGTTTACGACCCCGCCTGCGAACCGGACGACTGCCCGCCATCCTCTTTCCCGGCAAAGCTGACGCAGGTCCTGCACACCCGCTACAAGGCGGGGAAAAAGGGCCTGGTAATCCTCTCCTGCGAGCTGATCGACAACAACGGGAAAGAGCTTCTTAAATGCGTCAACCAATACATTGACCAGTGGAAGCTGGAGGACGCTTTCAAAGACTGGGTAAACGGGGAATGCCTGTTCTGCTCGACGCTGGTCGACCGCATTGTTCCGGGGCGAATCCGCGACGAAAGGGAATTTGCCGAGCGGGAAAAGGAAAACGGCTACCACGATGTTCTGATCGACGTGGGCGAGGTGTTCGGCGTGTGGAATATCGAGGCTCCGGCATGGCTGGAGGAAAAACTTCCGTTTAAGACCGCCGGGCTGAACTGCCCCGTCGTTCCGGATGTGACCCCGTACAAGAAGCGCAAGGTTCGTATCCTGAACGGCGCGCATACCGGATTCGTGCTGGGCGCGTATCTCGCAGGATACGATATTGTGCGCGACTGCATGAATGACGGCATCGTGAGCGGCTTTATGAACAAAATGCTGCAGGACGAAATCATTCCGACGCTCCCCCTGGATAAAAAAGACCTGGAGGACTTCGCCAGCGCGGTGCAGGACCGTTTCAACAACCCGTTCATCAACCATGAGCTCATGAGCATTTCCCTCAACTCCACTTCCAAATGGAAGGCGCGCAACATGCCCAGCCTGCTGGAATATGTGAAAATCAGGGGCGGCCTGCCGAGATGCCTCACCACAAGCTTCGCGGCCTATGTCGCTTTCTACTCCTCCGACATTCAGGCTTTGACCGACAAGGGCCTTGTCTGCAAACGGCCGAAGGGGAACGAATACACGGTCAGCGATGATCGCTGGGTTCTGGAATTCTATTACGCGCACAGGGACGATTCCGCTGCCGCGCTGGTGCATGCCGTGATGACCAGCGAAAAAATGTGGGGTCAGGATCTGACCCTGATCGCGGGATTTGAACAGACGGCCGTCCAAACGCTTGAGCTGATCCGCGAAAAGGGCGCTGCGGCGGCGTTCCAGGCCTGCCTGTAA
- a CDS encoding GntR family transcriptional regulator, translated as MTNRSGTEEKKNLKQQAYETIKAKILNCEYAPNEFINEQILCNELGSVSRTPIRDAVGRLEQEGLVSILPKKGILVAPLNLVEINLIYEVRLLLEPYALLHYGDKIPPQDWMKFQQIIDNNPLKAKQSNRYFYEIDNQFHNRIVEATGNRYIINAFRDTQNTNHRIRILSGNEIITRVEETFQEHRAIISASLEQNWDKAARAMTAHLERSRTAAYQLLISNRPDISLPL; from the coding sequence TTGACAAATCGTTCAGGGACAGAGGAAAAAAAGAATCTCAAGCAGCAAGCATATGAAACCATTAAAGCAAAAATATTGAATTGCGAATATGCCCCAAACGAGTTTATAAACGAACAGATTTTATGCAACGAATTGGGAAGCGTGAGCCGCACACCCATCAGGGACGCGGTGGGCCGTTTGGAGCAGGAAGGGCTTGTCAGCATTCTGCCCAAAAAAGGGATTTTGGTGGCGCCGCTCAACCTTGTGGAGATCAATCTGATCTATGAGGTCCGTTTGCTGTTGGAGCCTTATGCGCTCCTGCACTACGGGGACAAGATCCCTCCTCAGGACTGGATGAAGTTTCAGCAGATCATAGACAACAATCCCCTGAAAGCGAAGCAAAGCAACCGTTACTTCTACGAGATCGATAACCAGTTTCACAACCGAATTGTTGAAGCCACCGGAAACCGCTATATCATCAACGCTTTTCGGGATACGCAAAATACGAACCACCGCATTCGTATTTTGTCGGGAAACGAGATCATAACACGGGTGGAAGAAACTTTTCAGGAGCACCGTGCCATTATTTCCGCCAGCCTTGAGCAAAACTGGGATAAAGCCGCCCGCGCAATGACCGCGCACCTGGAACGTTCGCGCACCGCCGCCTATCAGCTGCTGATCTCCAACCGCCCCGATATTTCCCTTCCCTTATGA
- the uxaA gene encoding altronate dehydratase (Evidence 2a : Function from experimental evidences in other organisms; PubMedId : 9579062, 9882655; Product type e : enzyme), protein MPFFIQIHPEDNVAVALHPVVKGTSFEIGEKAVTAREDIPQGHKMAIAAISKGENIVKYGFPIGHALNEIPAGSWVHIHNMQTNLSGQTSFPYQPAVHPLPPVQPELFQGYRREDGRAAIRNELWIIPTVGCVNDCARLLVEHNRGLVAGTVDGLYCFPHPYGCSQTGHDHAQTRKLLAALARHPNAGGVLILGLGCENLTHGQMLEELGDYNPSRVKFLTIQEVEDEQEAGRDLLRELADYAKGFRREPIPVSELVVGMKCGGSDGLSGITANPVIGRFSDMLCARGGSTVLTEVPEMFGAEGFLMNRCQSCGVFDKASAMINNFKNYFISHNEVVYDNPSPGNKQGGISTLEDKSCGCVQKGGSAPISDVIDYACPVVTHGLNLLYGPGNDMVSTTALTASGCHLILFSTGRGTPFGAPAPTLKVSSNSQLAAKKPQWIDFNAGVVADGEKTLDETADDLFRLVLETANGRKTRSEEQGYREISIFKDGVTL, encoded by the coding sequence ATGCCTTTCTTCATCCAGATTCATCCGGAGGATAATGTGGCGGTCGCGCTGCATCCCGTTGTCAAAGGAACTTCTTTTGAGATCGGGGAGAAGGCCGTGACCGCCCGCGAGGATATCCCCCAAGGCCACAAAATGGCGATCGCCGCGATTTCAAAAGGGGAAAATATTGTGAAGTACGGGTTCCCCATCGGACATGCGCTGAATGAGATCCCTGCCGGAAGCTGGGTCCATATCCACAATATGCAGACCAATCTTTCCGGGCAGACCAGCTTTCCCTATCAGCCGGCGGTTCATCCGCTGCCCCCGGTACAGCCGGAGCTTTTCCAGGGCTACCGGAGGGAGGACGGGCGCGCCGCTATCCGCAACGAGCTGTGGATTATCCCGACGGTCGGATGCGTGAACGACTGCGCGCGGCTTCTTGTGGAGCACAACCGCGGCCTTGTGGCCGGTACGGTGGACGGCCTTTACTGCTTCCCGCATCCGTACGGATGCAGCCAGACCGGCCATGACCACGCGCAGACCCGCAAGCTGCTCGCCGCGCTGGCCCGCCACCCCAACGCGGGCGGCGTGCTGATTCTGGGCCTTGGTTGCGAAAACCTGACGCACGGGCAGATGCTGGAAGAACTGGGTGACTACAACCCCAGCCGGGTAAAATTCCTGACCATTCAGGAAGTGGAGGACGAGCAGGAGGCTGGCCGCGACCTGCTCCGGGAGCTTGCCGATTACGCGAAGGGGTTCCGCCGCGAACCGATTCCTGTGTCGGAGCTGGTTGTGGGCATGAAGTGCGGCGGTTCGGATGGGCTTTCCGGCATTACGGCGAATCCCGTGATCGGCCGTTTCTCCGATATGCTTTGCGCGCGCGGCGGGAGCACCGTTTTGACGGAAGTGCCGGAAATGTTCGGCGCGGAAGGTTTTTTGATGAACCGCTGTCAAAGCTGCGGAGTGTTCGACAAAGCGTCAGCCATGATCAACAATTTCAAGAATTACTTCATCAGCCACAACGAAGTGGTTTATGACAACCCAAGCCCTGGAAATAAGCAGGGGGGAATCTCAACGCTGGAAGACAAGTCCTGCGGCTGTGTACAGAAGGGCGGCAGCGCGCCCATCTCCGACGTGATCGACTATGCCTGCCCCGTCGTCACTCACGGCCTGAATCTGCTTTACGGCCCGGGAAACGACATGGTTTCCACGACGGCGCTTACCGCCTCCGGCTGCCACCTGATCCTGTTTTCTACTGGACGCGGTACGCCGTTCGGCGCTCCCGCCCCCACGCTGAAGGTTTCCTCCAACAGCCAGCTTGCGGCAAAGAAGCCCCAGTGGATCGATTTCAACGCCGGCGTGGTCGCCGACGGCGAAAAGACTCTTGATGAAACGGCAGACGATTTGTTCCGGCTTGTGCTGGAAAC
- a CDS encoding Ribose ABC transport system, permease protein RbsC (TC 3.A.1.2.1), which produces MNNSLKNKSLGIVKSPRLWILVAVMLVLTLLQQGVFLTGANMKSVLLSISIYGIMVCGSIFPILLGGIDLSVGAVAAASGAFTVVYIVNHGNTASSAVVGILGGLAIGLIIGLIQGIVISRFNVPAFLVTLAFQYIVYGMAQLLTKNNVIPCMKPDFFAYLGGGRLLGIPFSIYILAIMTILSYIVLNRTVFGRSVYAVGGNPEACRLSGIRSRAISIMAYVLSSFTSAMAGIVLASMNRQAIAKAAQGYDNYVITALVIGGVSLMGGEGNISGAIWGAFLVGVVSNGLRLMGVASEYHGIVKCIIIVVAVAVDANIRYRKSGLQRSGGLINLFRRKTEVEQTAGE; this is translated from the coding sequence ATGAACAACAGTTTAAAAAACAAGTCGCTTGGCATTGTGAAATCCCCGAGATTATGGATCCTCGTCGCGGTAATGCTGGTGCTGACCCTCCTTCAGCAGGGAGTGTTCCTGACGGGCGCCAATATGAAAAGCGTGCTGCTGTCCATTTCCATTTACGGGATCATGGTCTGCGGTTCGATTTTTCCGATCCTGCTCGGCGGGATCGATCTTTCGGTCGGGGCCGTGGCGGCCGCTTCGGGAGCCTTCACCGTCGTTTACATTGTGAACCACGGGAACACCGCGTCGTCGGCCGTTGTCGGCATCCTCGGCGGCCTGGCGATCGGCCTGATCATCGGCCTTATTCAGGGCATCGTGATTTCCAGGTTCAATGTGCCGGCTTTCCTCGTGACTCTGGCTTTTCAGTACATTGTTTACGGGATGGCGCAGCTGCTCACGAAGAATAACGTCATCCCCTGCATGAAACCGGATTTCTTCGCGTATCTGGGCGGCGGACGCCTGCTGGGCATCCCGTTTTCCATTTACATTCTGGCAATTATGACGATCCTGTCCTATATCGTGTTGAACCGGACGGTGTTCGGCCGCAGCGTTTACGCCGTCGGCGGGAACCCGGAGGCCTGCCGCCTTTCCGGAATCAGGAGCAGGGCGATTTCCATCATGGCTTATGTTCTTTCCAGCTTTACCTCGGCAATGGCCGGGATCGTGCTTGCCAGCATGAACCGTCAGGCCATCGCAAAGGCCGCGCAGGGATATGACAACTATGTGATCACGGCTCTCGTCATCGGCGGCGTTTCCCTGATGGGCGGCGAAGGCAACATCAGCGGCGCCATCTGGGGCGCGTTTTTGGTCGGCGTCGTTTCCAACGGCCTGCGCCTGATGGGTGTCGCATCCGAATATCACGGCATTGTTAAATGCATCATTATCGTTGTCGCGGTTGCAGTCGACGCGAATATCCGCTATCGGAAGAGCGGCCTGCAGCGCAGCGGCGGCCTGATCAATCTATTCAGACGGAAAACAGAAGTGGAACAGACGGCAGGAGAATAA
- the rbsA gene encoding ribose ABC transporter (ATP-binding protein) (Evidence 2a : Function from experimental evidences in other organisms; PubMedId : 7921236; Product type t : transporter) gives MAEYLLKMEAIEKSFSGTPVLKKVDFEVGPGEVHALMGENGAGKSTLIKILTGFFPKDGGKIYMDGRQVEINSRNDATKYGISAIYQELSLIPTLSVMQNIMLGKERTQTCLLRSKEMKKEAQQLIDRYGFGLKPDAIVETLPIAQRQTVEILKALNGKSRLIIMDEPTASLSNKESESLFQIIRQLKEQGVSIIYISHRLEEVYRLADRLTILRDGARVAVLDRKEIVPKDVAVMMIGKALNEATASENLRLPKPEVVLKADRLTRKGVFQDISFELHKGEILGFSGLVGSGRTEVMRAVYGADNYDSGTVLLNGKPLPKNNIGKSISLGFGLVPEDRISQGFTPLLSIERNVALTNYDTLSAFGFVRVPQEKRLGAKMVKSLNIKPGNPLVHVGDLSGGNQQKAVLAKWLSRGLNVLIIDEPTAGIDIGAKDEIYKILENLAENGTSIILISSDLKEVLRVSHRILVMRKGKIFTEFSEGSITQEDLLMAESGITKKGA, from the coding sequence ATGGCTGAATATTTATTGAAAATGGAAGCGATTGAAAAAAGCTTCAGCGGAACGCCGGTATTGAAAAAAGTGGATTTCGAAGTCGGGCCGGGCGAAGTTCACGCGCTGATGGGCGAAAACGGCGCCGGAAAATCCACGCTGATCAAGATTCTGACGGGCTTTTTCCCGAAGGACGGCGGCAAAATTTACATGGACGGCCGGCAGGTTGAGATCAATAGCCGGAACGATGCCACGAAGTACGGAATCAGCGCTATTTATCAGGAATTGAGCCTGATTCCCACGCTGTCCGTCATGCAGAACATCATGCTTGGCAAAGAGCGGACTCAAACCTGTCTGCTTCGTTCCAAGGAAATGAAAAAAGAGGCCCAACAGCTCATCGATCGGTACGGGTTCGGCCTCAAGCCCGACGCGATTGTGGAAACCCTGCCCATCGCACAGAGACAGACTGTGGAAATCCTGAAGGCCCTGAACGGAAAATCCCGGCTGATCATCATGGATGAGCCTACGGCGTCCCTCAGCAACAAGGAATCGGAAAGCTTGTTCCAGATCATCAGGCAGCTGAAGGAGCAGGGTGTCAGCATCATCTACATCTCCCACCGTCTGGAGGAAGTGTATCGTCTGGCGGACCGTTTAACGATCCTTCGCGACGGCGCACGCGTGGCGGTTCTGGACCGGAAAGAAATCGTGCCGAAGGATGTGGCGGTGATGATGATCGGCAAAGCCCTGAACGAAGCGACAGCTTCGGAGAATCTGAGGCTCCCGAAGCCGGAAGTGGTGCTGAAGGCCGACCGCCTGACCCGGAAAGGGGTTTTCCAGGATATCAGCTTTGAGCTTCACAAAGGGGAAATCCTCGGCTTCTCCGGTCTGGTCGGCTCCGGCCGCACCGAGGTCATGCGCGCGGTCTACGGCGCGGACAATTACGACAGCGGAACGGTTCTGCTGAATGGGAAGCCGCTGCCGAAGAACAACATCGGAAAGAGCATTTCGCTCGGCTTCGGGCTTGTGCCGGAGGACCGTATCAGCCAGGGCTTTACCCCGCTGCTTTCCATCGAGCGCAACGTCGCTTTGACCAATTACGACACGCTCTCGGCCTTCGGCTTTGTCAGGGTGCCGCAGGAAAAGAGGCTGGGTGCAAAAATGGTGAAAAGTCTGAACATCAAACCCGGAAATCCGCTTGTCCATGTGGGGGACCTTTCAGGCGGCAACCAGCAAAAGGCCGTTCTGGCAAAGTGGCTGAGCCGCGGCCTGAACGTTTTGATTATCGACGAGCCTACCGCCGGTATCGATATCGGGGCGAAAGATGAAATCTATAAAATCCTGGAGAATCTTGCCGAGAACGGCACGTCCATCATTCTGATTTCGTCCGACCTGAAAGAAGTGCTCCGCGTATCCCACCGCATTCTTGTGATGCGGAAAGGAAAAATATTCACAGAATTCTCCGAGGGAAGCATCACGCAGGAAGACCTTTTGATGGCCGAATCCGGAATTACAAAGAAGGGGGCGTAG